Proteins from a genomic interval of Hydrogenophaga sp. PAMC20947:
- the thiS gene encoding sulfur carrier protein ThiS, which produces MSESFNVLVNGEQWPWQAGLQVAQVLESLGMPAKSVATALNGNFVPLTLREQTPLKPGDALTVFKAIVGG; this is translated from the coding sequence ATGTCTGAATCCTTCAACGTCCTGGTCAACGGCGAACAATGGCCCTGGCAAGCTGGCCTGCAGGTGGCCCAGGTCCTTGAAAGCCTGGGCATGCCGGCCAAGAGCGTGGCCACCGCGCTCAACGGCAACTTTGTGCCCTTGACCCTGCGCGAGCAAACGCCGTTGAAGCCAGGCGATGCGCTCACTGTATTCAAGGCGATCGTGGGTGGTTGA
- a CDS encoding sodium:proton antiporter, which yields MNYVELAFVVLSTVVILQALGRKLPVPMAALQIAAGAVLSNFAELDDLHEQTPLLFAILVPPLLYIEAWQVPKRELWGSIKPVLGLAIGLVALTTVVIGYGLHALLPEMPLAVAMALAAALASTDTVAVSGVISRMPLPPRLQTLLSGESLLNDAVALVAFKVAVAAAVTAQFSLGGAAVSLVTVSAGGLCIGAAVAVSANVLRRSLISGSPESIRIDTVLSLLIPYAAYLAADKQGVSGVLAVVAAGLCGGVLDRRHLGAATRLNGIALWSAVTMTLNGVVFVMLGLEMRQVLHRVEGYSRWNLLGYVALLTLALFALRMAWTLLMAWWSGRQRPAGGKTLPNFTMLLVTVMCGVRGSLALSAALAIPLLTHTGLAMPERDLAVFLAAATVAATLLLSGLVLPFLRIDAASNDASSMSLEDVHTAIARTALSAIEGDPLRAASSKVQEWSLTWRGVYESRVAANDASDAHACAEHRRDLAAQQRLSMNVLTAQRRELARLHLAGALTSAVRQAVEVELDLAEIAVNKLAWRAADPA from the coding sequence ATGAACTACGTCGAACTCGCTTTTGTCGTGCTGAGCACTGTGGTCATCCTCCAGGCGCTGGGGCGCAAGCTGCCTGTGCCCATGGCCGCCCTGCAGATCGCTGCCGGCGCCGTGCTGTCGAATTTCGCCGAACTGGACGACCTGCACGAACAAACCCCATTGCTCTTTGCGATCCTGGTGCCGCCACTGCTGTACATCGAAGCCTGGCAGGTGCCCAAACGCGAGTTGTGGGGCTCCATCAAACCCGTGCTGGGTCTGGCCATTGGCCTGGTCGCCCTGACCACCGTGGTGATTGGCTACGGACTCCATGCCTTGCTGCCCGAGATGCCGCTGGCGGTGGCCATGGCGCTGGCCGCTGCCCTGGCATCCACCGATACCGTCGCCGTCAGCGGCGTCATCAGCCGAATGCCGCTGCCGCCCCGCCTGCAGACGCTTTTAAGCGGTGAGAGCCTGCTCAACGATGCGGTCGCGCTCGTGGCGTTCAAGGTCGCCGTGGCGGCGGCAGTCACGGCCCAGTTCTCACTGGGTGGAGCGGCGGTGTCGCTGGTCACCGTGTCTGCGGGGGGGCTTTGCATCGGCGCGGCCGTGGCGGTGTCGGCCAATGTCTTGCGCCGCAGCCTGATTTCGGGCTCGCCCGAGAGCATCCGGATCGACACGGTCCTCTCCCTGCTCATCCCGTACGCCGCTTACCTGGCTGCGGACAAACAAGGCGTCTCGGGTGTGCTGGCTGTCGTGGCCGCGGGTCTTTGCGGCGGCGTGCTGGACCGCAGGCACCTCGGAGCGGCCACACGCCTCAACGGCATTGCGCTCTGGAGCGCCGTGACCATGACCCTCAATGGGGTCGTGTTCGTGATGCTGGGCCTGGAAATGCGCCAGGTGCTGCACCGGGTCGAAGGCTACAGCCGGTGGAACCTGTTGGGCTACGTGGCCCTGCTGACGCTGGCCTTGTTTGCCCTGCGCATGGCCTGGACCCTGCTGATGGCTTGGTGGTCGGGCCGGCAGCGCCCGGCAGGCGGAAAAACCCTGCCGAATTTCACCATGCTGCTGGTGACGGTGATGTGCGGTGTTCGAGGCTCATTGGCCTTGAGTGCAGCGCTGGCCATTCCGCTGCTGACCCACACCGGGCTGGCGATGCCCGAGCGCGACCTCGCGGTGTTTCTGGCCGCCGCAACGGTGGCGGCCACGCTGCTGCTCAGCGGCCTCGTCCTGCCGTTTCTGAGAATCGACGCCGCCAGCAACGACGCCTCGTCGATGAGCCTGGAAGATGTGCACACAGCGATTGCCCGCACCGCCCTCAGCGCCATCGAAGGCGATCCCCTGAGGGCTGCGTCCAGCAAAGTGCAGGAATGGTCACTGACCTGGCGGGGAGTCTACGAAAGCCGCGTGGCCGCCAACGACGCATCCGATGCCCACGCGTGTGCCGAACATCGGCGCGATCTCGCGGCGCAGCAAAGGCTGTCGATGAATGTGCTCACGGCACAACGGCGCGAGCTGGCGCGCCTGCATCTGGCCGGGGCACTGACGTCGGCGGTGCGGCAAGCTGTCGAGGTGGAGCTGGACCTGGCCGAGATCGCGGTCAACAAGCTGGCCTGGCGTGCCGCCGACCCCGCCTGA
- a CDS encoding PAS domain-containing protein, with protein MPSLPFEAIFDASPLPGSVARQSDGLMLAVNDAWVALMGLSRDQVIGRKTSEFEFWVHPEDRSRYLAELPKTHSHHLVRLRAGQIHRVRLHSTVMDIEGVPCLVVFMGDVKKEYEAEVALEAAHRALQHRVELLEASEKLARMGHWTNTDESSTVEWSAGMYAIGGLEPKQTLSRLEGRSGIHPDDLAAWVVAREASDNRELEFRWLHPDGGTRWFRTRMGRTHFATRERSNFGVIQDITAEREAVERLEAQLALMRNLTAHVPAVLFQGRMHGDGHNEISFVNDAVLDLLELEPADLLIKGAHIFSHIHAPDRVPFFDALRLATDRLSPLHQLLRVDLPVKGQRWIRLMMAPTQDAAGTVLWHGFMTDVSDSVGASQALERQHRMLEAVRQSQAVFIESKDRRQAFEGLLESLVTVTDSEYGFVGEVFRDDLGQPYFKTHAITNIARDDASQRLSAEQQAGGMEFRSSDTLFGHALLTGETVISNDPVHDPRSGGFSLGHLPLKAFLGVPIHIGDEMVAMVGLANKPRGYSEQDVRFLQPLLGTVRQLVMAWRDEVQRQRTSEALEATTDLLREKSSVLEDTLESINQGLAKIDGSGRLVAYNQRFLELLDLPETLMASHPSPEAILRFQRDRGDFGPEQSFIDTPDRSFIENLKPQGAPDLYLRRTLDGRTLEFHSRTTSDGGIVRTCSDVSSYIAVQEALRSERQRLEWVLEATRPGIWETDQLTGAMTINERWAEMLGYTVEELAPVTFKTWTGLLHPDELGRAMEIHRAHCAQEIPYFECDLRMRHKAGHWVSVNTRGRVHRRDSEGKALFMSGTHMDITDRVTAQEEVRALNAGLELRVAQRTADLESTLKDMEAISYSIAHDLRAPLRAVNGFASVIAEGDLGAWDPSSRDMFERIVRSSRTMGQMLTDMLSLLQVVRADLVPVPVDMGKVARSAIDALVEDGSRVCVVLQELPSAQGDAGLLRQVLFNLVDNAVKYSRQQATPTVWIGHDPARQAYFVRDNGMGFDMAHAGKLFGLFQRLHASSDVPGMGVGLAIVARIIERHGGRIWAESKPDAGATFWWTLPPLGR; from the coding sequence GTGCCGTCCCTCCCTTTCGAAGCCATTTTTGATGCCTCGCCTTTGCCGGGGAGCGTGGCGCGCCAGAGCGATGGCTTGATGCTGGCAGTCAACGATGCCTGGGTCGCTTTGATGGGCTTGTCGCGAGACCAGGTGATCGGGCGCAAAACCAGCGAGTTTGAGTTCTGGGTCCATCCCGAAGACCGGTCCAGGTACCTGGCCGAGTTGCCCAAGACCCATTCCCACCATTTGGTGCGCCTCAGGGCCGGGCAAATTCACCGTGTGCGCCTTCACTCCACGGTCATGGACATCGAGGGCGTCCCTTGCCTGGTGGTTTTCATGGGCGATGTGAAGAAGGAATACGAAGCTGAGGTTGCCCTGGAAGCGGCCCATCGCGCCTTGCAGCACCGGGTTGAATTGCTGGAAGCCAGCGAAAAGCTCGCCCGCATGGGGCATTGGACCAACACCGATGAGAGTTCAACGGTGGAATGGTCCGCAGGGATGTACGCCATCGGTGGCCTGGAGCCCAAACAAACCCTCTCGCGTCTTGAAGGGCGCAGCGGGATTCACCCCGACGATCTGGCTGCCTGGGTGGTCGCGCGCGAAGCCAGCGACAACCGCGAGCTGGAGTTCCGGTGGCTGCACCCGGATGGCGGCACGCGGTGGTTCAGAACCCGCATGGGGCGCACCCATTTCGCGACGCGGGAGCGCTCCAACTTTGGTGTGATTCAAGACATCACGGCCGAGCGCGAGGCCGTTGAGCGTCTGGAGGCCCAACTGGCCCTGATGCGGAACCTCACCGCCCATGTGCCTGCGGTTCTGTTTCAGGGGCGCATGCATGGTGATGGCCACAACGAGATTTCATTCGTGAACGACGCCGTTCTCGACCTGCTGGAGTTGGAGCCCGCTGATCTGTTGATCAAAGGGGCGCACATCTTTAGCCACATCCACGCGCCAGACCGTGTGCCCTTTTTCGACGCCCTGCGGTTGGCGACCGACAGATTGAGCCCCTTGCACCAGTTGTTGCGTGTTGATCTTCCCGTCAAGGGGCAGCGCTGGATCCGCCTCATGATGGCTCCTACACAGGATGCGGCGGGTACCGTGCTTTGGCACGGCTTCATGACCGATGTCTCGGACTCTGTGGGGGCTTCGCAGGCGCTGGAGCGTCAGCACCGCATGCTGGAGGCGGTGCGCCAGTCCCAGGCGGTGTTCATCGAGAGCAAGGACCGGCGACAGGCATTCGAGGGCTTGCTGGAATCGTTGGTGACCGTGACCGACAGTGAATACGGATTTGTCGGGGAGGTGTTCAGGGACGATTTGGGGCAGCCATACTTCAAGACGCATGCCATCACCAACATCGCGCGGGACGACGCCTCCCAACGGCTGTCCGCCGAACAGCAGGCGGGGGGCATGGAGTTCCGCAGCAGCGATACGCTGTTTGGCCATGCGCTGTTGACGGGTGAAACCGTGATCTCTAACGACCCGGTGCACGATCCGCGTTCGGGTGGCTTTTCGCTTGGCCACCTTCCTTTGAAGGCGTTCCTGGGTGTGCCGATCCATATCGGCGATGAAATGGTCGCCATGGTGGGTCTGGCCAACAAGCCCAGGGGCTATTCAGAGCAGGATGTCCGGTTCTTGCAGCCTTTGCTGGGCACCGTTCGGCAATTGGTGATGGCCTGGCGAGACGAGGTTCAGCGGCAGCGCACAAGCGAGGCGTTGGAAGCCACCACCGACTTGTTGAGAGAGAAAAGCAGTGTGCTCGAAGACACCCTGGAGAGCATCAACCAGGGTTTGGCCAAGATCGATGGCAGCGGTCGTCTCGTTGCGTACAACCAGCGTTTTCTGGAATTGCTGGACCTGCCGGAGACTTTGATGGCCTCGCATCCGAGCCCGGAGGCTATTCTGCGGTTCCAGAGGGATCGTGGTGACTTCGGACCCGAGCAGTCGTTCATTGACACTCCCGACCGGTCGTTCATCGAAAACCTTAAACCCCAGGGCGCGCCCGATCTGTACTTGCGGCGCACCCTGGACGGTCGCACGCTGGAGTTCCACTCCCGGACAACCAGCGATGGTGGCATTGTTCGCACCTGCAGCGATGTCAGTTCCTACATCGCCGTTCAGGAAGCCTTGCGCTCTGAGCGCCAGCGGCTGGAGTGGGTGCTGGAGGCCACCCGCCCCGGAATCTGGGAAACCGATCAGCTCACCGGCGCCATGACCATCAACGAGCGATGGGCCGAGATGCTGGGGTACACCGTTGAGGAGCTGGCGCCGGTCACCTTCAAAACCTGGACCGGTTTGCTGCATCCCGATGAGCTGGGGCGGGCGATGGAGATCCACCGCGCGCATTGTGCCCAGGAGATCCCTTACTTTGAGTGTGACTTGCGCATGCGCCACAAAGCCGGGCACTGGGTCTCGGTCAATACGCGGGGTAGGGTGCACCGGCGCGACAGCGAGGGCAAGGCTTTGTTCATGTCGGGAACCCACATGGACATCACAGACCGTGTGACGGCGCAAGAAGAAGTGCGCGCGCTCAACGCCGGTCTGGAGCTGAGGGTGGCCCAGAGGACGGCCGATCTGGAGAGCACCCTGAAGGACATGGAGGCCATCTCGTATTCGATTGCGCACGATTTGCGCGCGCCGTTGCGGGCAGTGAATGGTTTTGCTTCGGTGATCGCCGAGGGCGATCTGGGGGCCTGGGACCCTTCGTCACGCGACATGTTTGAGCGCATTGTTCGGTCTTCGCGCACCATGGGCCAAATGCTCACCGACATGTTGAGCTTGCTGCAGGTGGTGAGGGCGGATCTGGTGCCGGTGCCGGTGGACATGGGCAAGGTGGCACGGTCCGCGATCGACGCGCTGGTGGAAGACGGGTCCCGAGTGTGCGTGGTGCTGCAGGAGCTGCCTTCGGCGCAAGGCGATGCGGGTTTGCTGCGCCAGGTGCTGTTCAATCTGGTGGACAACGCGGTGAAGTACTCCAGGCAACAAGCCACCCCCACCGTCTGGATCGGCCATGACCCCGCCCGGCAGGCCTATTTCGTGCGGGACAACGGCATGGGTTTTGACATGGCGCATGCGGGCAAACTGTTTGGCTTGTTTCAGCGCCTGCACGCGAGCAGCGACGTACCGGGCATGGGCGTTGGGCTGGCGATTGTGGCGCGCATCATCGAGCGCCATGGGGGCCGCATCTGGGCGGAGTCCAAGCCCGACGCGGGGGCCACGTTCTGGTGGACCCTGCCACCCCTCGGACGGTGA
- a CDS encoding zinc-binding alcohol dehydrogenase family protein — protein MKAIAYQAALPVSDPLSLQDVDLPAPQPGARDLLVDVQAIAVNPVDSKVRAGVSAEAGEWKVLGWDVVGTVRAVGSEVSLFKVGDRVWYAGAINRAGANSEQHLVDERIAALAPASLSDAEAAAMPLTTLTAWEMLFDRLGVARGDASKGQSLLIIGAAGGVGSVLTQLARQLTGLTVIGTASRPETVQWVRDLGAHHVLDHSKPLAEEVKNAGLPAPDYVVSLNNTEQHFEQIAELIAPQGKFGLIDDPAAGSVQIGALKRKAVSLHWEFMFTRSMFETPDMIEQHRLLTEVAGLIDAGQLKTTLGEHFGTINATNLKRAHALLESGRARGKIVLEGF, from the coding sequence ATGAAAGCCATTGCCTACCAGGCCGCCTTGCCTGTTTCTGATCCGCTGTCCCTGCAAGATGTTGATTTGCCTGCGCCCCAGCCAGGTGCGCGCGATCTGCTGGTCGACGTGCAGGCCATTGCCGTCAATCCGGTGGACAGCAAGGTCCGCGCGGGTGTGAGCGCTGAGGCTGGCGAGTGGAAGGTGCTGGGCTGGGATGTGGTGGGTACTGTGCGCGCCGTGGGCAGCGAAGTGAGCTTGTTCAAGGTGGGCGACCGCGTCTGGTACGCCGGCGCCATCAACCGCGCCGGGGCCAATTCAGAGCAGCATCTGGTGGACGAGCGCATCGCCGCATTGGCCCCGGCATCGCTGAGCGACGCCGAAGCCGCGGCCATGCCGCTGACCACGCTGACCGCTTGGGAAATGCTGTTTGATCGCCTGGGCGTTGCCCGTGGAGACGCTTCCAAGGGCCAGTCGCTGCTGATCATTGGCGCCGCCGGTGGTGTGGGCTCGGTGCTGACGCAGCTGGCGCGCCAGCTCACGGGTCTGACCGTGATTGGCACCGCATCGCGCCCCGAAACGGTGCAGTGGGTGCGTGATCTGGGCGCCCACCATGTGCTGGACCACAGCAAGCCCTTGGCCGAAGAGGTGAAAAACGCGGGTCTGCCCGCGCCCGACTATGTGGTGAGCCTCAACAACACCGAGCAGCATTTCGAGCAAATTGCTGAACTGATCGCGCCCCAGGGCAAGTTTGGCCTGATCGACGATCCCGCTGCGGGCAGCGTCCAGATCGGCGCGCTCAAGCGCAAGGCCGTGTCACTGCACTGGGAGTTCATGTTCACCCGGTCAATGTTCGAGACTCCGGACATGATCGAGCAGCACCGCCTGCTGACCGAAGTGGCCGGTCTGATCGACGCGGGCCAGCTGAAAACCACACTGGGTGAGCATTTCGGCACCATCAACGCGACCAACCTGAAGCGCGCCCACGCGCTGCTCGAAAGCGGCCGTGCACGCGGCAAAATCGTGCTGGAAGGGTTTTGA
- a CDS encoding LysR family transcriptional regulator has translation MTRLTDLELFVHTADLGSLTAAAKAMDWSPAAASAAMKRLEAAWGVAVFVRSTRSLRLSTEGERMLPHVREALNALTEAQAVVSKTRSALRGELQVSMPSDLGRHVLLPWLQTFQEQHPDLALRLHLSDRNADLMRVPLDMAIRYGTPKDSAHVALPLVLNNPRLLVASPQYLRRHGAPASVNELVQHESLRFMVGDEVPKTWRLSVDGRWLDAPVQGRHSANDSEIVTRWAVEGLGLAYRSQLDMAAHLAAGRLVHVRPAWQGELAHLHLVVPGRKQVTAAVRALRDHLVPLLARLAGNAGQDTHTDPASHPPGTQVDRGVLSR, from the coding sequence ATGACCCGACTCACCGACCTGGAGCTGTTTGTGCACACGGCCGACCTGGGCAGCCTCACAGCCGCTGCAAAAGCCATGGACTGGTCGCCCGCAGCCGCCAGTGCGGCCATGAAGCGCCTCGAAGCCGCCTGGGGCGTCGCCGTGTTTGTGCGCAGCACGCGGAGCCTGCGCCTGTCTACCGAGGGCGAGCGCATGCTGCCCCATGTGCGCGAAGCCCTCAACGCCCTGACCGAGGCCCAGGCGGTGGTTTCCAAAACGCGCTCCGCGTTGCGCGGCGAGCTGCAAGTGTCCATGCCGTCCGATCTGGGACGCCATGTGCTGCTGCCCTGGCTGCAAACCTTCCAGGAACAACACCCCGACCTTGCCTTGCGCCTGCACCTGTCGGATCGCAACGCAGATCTGATGCGCGTACCACTCGACATGGCCATCCGCTATGGCACGCCCAAGGACTCGGCCCATGTGGCGCTGCCGCTGGTGCTCAACAACCCCCGGCTGCTGGTCGCATCGCCCCAGTACCTGCGTCGCCATGGAGCCCCTGCATCCGTCAACGAACTGGTCCAACACGAATCCTTGCGTTTCATGGTGGGGGACGAGGTGCCCAAAACCTGGCGCCTGTCCGTGGACGGCCGCTGGCTGGACGCGCCGGTGCAAGGGCGGCACAGCGCCAACGACAGCGAAATCGTCACGCGGTGGGCGGTCGAAGGACTCGGCCTGGCTTACCGCTCCCAACTCGACATGGCCGCCCATCTGGCTGCGGGTCGGCTGGTGCACGTCCGCCCCGCCTGGCAGGGAGAGCTGGCCCACCTGCACCTGGTTGTACCCGGGCGCAAGCAGGTCACGGCCGCCGTGCGTGCGCTGCGCGACCACCTCGTGCCCTTGCTGGCCCGGCTCGCGGGGAACGCGGGCCAAGACACCCACACCGACCCGGCCTCACACCCACCTGGCACGCAGGTGGACAGGGGTGTCCTCAGCCGCTGA
- a CDS encoding FAD-dependent oxidoreductase, whose translation MGALTIGIAGAGVLGRLLAWRLSRAGHAVTVFDPAPGPHAPAPGSLHTPVVPHAAGFTAAGMLSPLAELDNAGPEVARLGWRSLTLWREVAAALEPESAGHPLFAQQGSLMVAHGSDTGAAQRVLARLHAASTPADNWPVPRALNRDELTTLEPALAPGLRAWLLPQEAQLLPREMLVALATRSDNVWWCWGESAVRVEPGVIHLAGEPAQHFDLAIDTRGVGARGALGGEAAAVRGVRGEVIWLHAPELQLQRPVRLLHPRHRVYIVPRPGDMVMIGATEIESEDRSPVSLRSAVELMSAAHSVLPPLAEARIVHMESNLRPALPDNAPHTHAEPGLLRINGLFRHGWLLAPALVQDALQSLNLEATHV comes from the coding sequence GTGGGCGCGCTCACCATCGGTATCGCCGGTGCGGGTGTGCTCGGCAGGCTGCTGGCCTGGCGCCTTTCTCGCGCCGGGCATGCCGTCACCGTGTTCGACCCGGCCCCGGGTCCCCATGCCCCCGCCCCTGGCTCACTGCACACCCCTGTGGTGCCGCACGCAGCCGGCTTCACTGCCGCCGGGATGCTCAGTCCGTTGGCCGAACTCGACAACGCCGGCCCCGAAGTCGCGCGCTTGGGCTGGCGATCGCTGACCCTGTGGCGCGAAGTCGCCGCTGCGCTCGAACCGGAATCAGCGGGCCATCCGTTGTTTGCACAGCAGGGCAGTCTGATGGTGGCGCACGGCAGCGACACCGGTGCAGCACAACGGGTGCTCGCGCGCCTGCACGCAGCTTCGACGCCAGCAGACAATTGGCCTGTGCCCCGCGCGCTGAACCGCGACGAGCTCACCACGCTGGAGCCTGCGCTGGCGCCCGGACTGCGCGCGTGGCTGTTGCCACAAGAAGCCCAGCTGTTGCCCCGGGAAATGCTCGTGGCGCTGGCCACCCGCAGCGACAACGTTTGGTGGTGCTGGGGCGAGAGCGCGGTGCGCGTCGAGCCTGGTGTCATCCACCTGGCTGGTGAGCCCGCGCAACACTTTGACCTCGCCATAGACACCCGCGGGGTGGGCGCGCGCGGTGCCCTCGGCGGCGAGGCAGCGGCGGTGCGCGGTGTGCGCGGCGAAGTGATCTGGCTGCATGCACCCGAGCTGCAGCTGCAAAGACCCGTTCGATTGCTGCACCCTCGCCATCGGGTCTACATCGTGCCCAGGCCTGGCGACATGGTGATGATCGGTGCCACCGAAATCGAAAGCGAAGACCGCTCACCGGTGAGTCTCAGAAGCGCGGTCGAGCTGATGAGCGCAGCGCACAGCGTGCTGCCCCCGCTGGCCGAGGCGCGCATCGTGCACATGGAAAGCAATCTGCGCCCTGCTCTGCCCGATAACGCGCCGCACACCCATGCGGAACCCGGTCTCCTGCGCATCAACGGTTTGTTTCGCCATGGCTGGCTGCTCGCGCCGGCGCTGGTGCAAGACGCACTGCAAAGCCTGAATCTGGAGGCTACTCATGTCTGA
- the thiC gene encoding phosphomethylpyrimidine synthase ThiC translates to MNAPDKIPFADQFALSREPFPASRKVHVAGKLPGVNVPMREIELTNGERVTVYDTSGPYSDPTASIDIRRGLPDLRGPWLDARGDTETYEGRQRAALDDGVKNEAEQNNTTIERIQALRAEAAGLQRTPRRARSGQNVTQLHYARKGIVTPEMEFVALRENGKREWMQEYLNDPAREQRLRGNPMGARIPEVFTPEFVRDEIARGRAIIPANINHPEVEPMAIGRNFGVKINANIGNSAVTSSIEEEVDKLVWATRWGADNVMDLSTGRNIHTTRDWIVRNSPVPIGTVPIYQALEKVGGVAEDLTWAIYRDTLIEQAEQGVDYFTIHAGVRLAYIHLTAQRRTGIVSRGGSILAKWCITHHQENFLYTQFDEICEIMKAYDVSFSLGDGLRPGCASDANDEAQFAELKTLGELTQKAWKHDVQTMIEGPGHVPMHLIQANMDEQLKHCDEAPFYTLGPLTIDIAPGYDHIASAIGAAMIGWMGTSMLCYVTPKEHLGLPDRDDVKQGIMAYKIAAHAADIAKGHPGARARDDAMSKARFEFRWIDQFNLGLDPDTARDYHDETLPKDSSKEAHFCSMCGPKFCSMKITQDVRDYAAAKGVSDAQALTEGMAQKSAEFKAVGGEFYVPVDSIKSRA, encoded by the coding sequence ATGAACGCCCCCGACAAAATTCCTTTCGCAGACCAGTTCGCACTCAGCCGCGAGCCGTTCCCTGCATCGCGCAAGGTCCATGTGGCCGGCAAGCTGCCCGGTGTCAACGTGCCCATGCGCGAAATCGAATTGACCAACGGCGAACGCGTCACGGTGTACGACACCTCCGGCCCCTACAGCGACCCGACCGCCAGCATCGACATCCGGCGCGGTCTGCCCGATCTGCGCGGCCCCTGGCTCGACGCACGCGGAGACACCGAGACCTATGAGGGCCGCCAGCGCGCAGCCCTGGACGATGGCGTGAAGAACGAAGCCGAGCAGAACAACACCACCATCGAACGCATCCAGGCGCTGCGCGCGGAGGCAGCGGGTCTGCAACGCACGCCACGGCGCGCCAGATCGGGTCAGAACGTGACCCAGCTGCACTACGCGCGCAAAGGCATCGTGACGCCCGAAATGGAATTCGTGGCGCTGCGCGAAAACGGCAAGCGCGAGTGGATGCAGGAATACCTGAACGATCCGGCGCGCGAACAGCGCCTGCGTGGCAATCCCATGGGTGCCCGCATCCCCGAGGTGTTCACCCCCGAGTTCGTGCGCGACGAGATCGCCCGCGGGCGCGCCATCATCCCGGCCAACATCAACCACCCCGAGGTCGAGCCCATGGCCATCGGACGCAACTTCGGCGTCAAGATCAACGCCAACATCGGCAACTCGGCCGTGACCTCCAGCATCGAAGAAGAAGTGGACAAGCTGGTGTGGGCCACGCGCTGGGGCGCGGACAACGTGATGGACCTGTCCACCGGCAGGAACATACACACCACACGCGACTGGATCGTGCGCAATTCGCCGGTGCCCATCGGCACTGTGCCGATCTACCAGGCGCTGGAGAAAGTGGGCGGCGTGGCCGAAGACCTCACCTGGGCGATCTACCGCGACACGTTGATTGAACAGGCCGAACAAGGCGTGGACTACTTCACCATCCACGCCGGCGTGCGCCTGGCCTACATCCACCTCACCGCGCAACGCCGCACCGGCATCGTCTCGCGCGGTGGCAGTATCCTGGCCAAGTGGTGCATCACCCACCACCAGGAAAACTTCCTCTACACGCAGTTCGACGAGATCTGCGAGATCATGAAGGCCTACGACGTGAGCTTCTCGCTGGGCGACGGCCTGCGCCCGGGTTGCGCATCAGACGCGAACGACGAAGCCCAGTTCGCCGAACTCAAAACCCTGGGCGAACTGACGCAAAAGGCCTGGAAGCACGACGTGCAGACCATGATCGAAGGTCCGGGCCATGTGCCCATGCACCTGATCCAGGCCAACATGGACGAGCAGCTCAAGCACTGCGACGAAGCGCCGTTCTACACACTGGGCCCATTGACCATCGACATTGCGCCGGGCTACGACCACATCGCGTCGGCCATCGGCGCGGCCATGATCGGCTGGATGGGCACTTCGATGCTCTGTTACGTCACGCCCAAGGAACACCTGGGGCTGCCAGACCGCGACGACGTGAAGCAGGGCATCATGGCCTACAAAATCGCCGCGCACGCAGCCGACATTGCCAAGGGCCACCCTGGTGCCCGGGCCCGCGACGACGCCATGAGCAAAGCGCGCTTCGAGTTCCGCTGGATCGACCAGTTCAACCTCGGTCTGGACCCGGACACGGCCCGCGATTACCACGACGAAACCCTGCCCAAAGATTCATCGAAAGAAGCGCACTTTTGCTCCATGTGCGGGCCGAAATTTTGCTCGATGAAGATCACACAGGATGTGCGCGACTACGCCGCCGCCAAAGGCGTGAGCGACGCCCAGGCATTGACCGAGGGCATGGCGCAGAAGAGCGCGGAATTCAAGGCGGTGGGCGGTGAGTTCTACGTGCCCGTGGACTCCATCAAATCCAGGGCCTGA
- a CDS encoding flagellar basal body protein, protein MSLSIPSGTSATATAISGMRAAQRNLDTSAHNVANLQTPGFKRQTAEQMAQPGLGGVSTALRQAPDASGDGFAHLADDLVEQRMSLYSFAANLKTVETEDQMLGTLLDTRA, encoded by the coding sequence ATGTCCTTGTCCATCCCCTCCGGCACCTCAGCCACTGCCACAGCGATCAGCGGCATGCGCGCCGCTCAGCGCAACCTGGACACCAGCGCGCACAACGTGGCCAACCTGCAGACGCCCGGGTTCAAGCGCCAGACCGCAGAGCAGATGGCCCAGCCAGGTCTCGGCGGCGTGAGCACAGCGCTGCGGCAAGCACCGGACGCCAGCGGTGACGGCTTTGCCCACCTGGCAGACGATCTGGTGGAGCAACGCATGAGCCTTTACAGCTTCGCGGCCAACCTCAAGACCGTGGAAACTGAAGACCAGATGCTGGGCACGCTGCTCGACACCAGGGCCTGA
- the panD gene encoding aspartate 1-decarboxylase, whose translation MFRTLLKSKIHRVAATQCELHYEGSCAIDEDLLDAANMVENEQIHIWNINNGERFVTYAIKGERGTGMISVNGSAARRASVGDLLIIAAFAQVHEDQIATHKPQLVFVDTHNRATGSRDHVPVQHP comes from the coding sequence ATGTTCCGTACTTTGCTCAAATCCAAGATCCACCGCGTTGCGGCGACCCAATGCGAGCTGCACTATGAAGGTTCATGCGCCATCGATGAAGACCTGCTGGACGCAGCCAACATGGTGGAGAACGAACAGATTCATATCTGGAACATCAACAATGGCGAGCGCTTCGTGACCTATGCCATCAAAGGCGAACGCGGCACGGGAATGATTTCGGTCAACGGATCGGCTGCACGCCGTGCATCGGTGGGTGACCTGCTCATCATCGCGGCTTTCGCCCAAGTGCACGAAGACCAGATCGCCACACACAAACCCCAACTCGTTTTCGTAGACACCCACAACCGCGCCACGGGTTCACGCGATCACGTGCCGGTTCAACACCCGTGA